The Candidatus Nanohalococcus occultus genome contains a region encoding:
- a CDS encoding MATE family efflux transporter, whose translation MFSKIRQKFQSVFKTKDELDLTNGPVGKNLFYLSLPIIVINLLQTMYNLADTFWLGQLSEEALAAITFAFPLVFFLISLGMGLSVAGSVLVAQFEGKNKSEKVDFAASQTITFSLVASAILGVIGYFFIGDVVSLLGASPEVVPKAAGYMQIISLGLFFMFGFFVFMALMRGYGDTVTPMLLMLATVILNIVLDPFLIFGWWIFPSMGVQGAAVATVASRALAMFIGLAILFSGKRGVKLSLSNMVPDLDFFRKMLKIGLPASFESTTRSISVNLLVAVVGYNFLDPVVAGYGIGVRVFSLIFLPAIAIGKGVETMTGQNLGAGKPDRAEKAAKIGAKYTLAILTGVGVVVFFTARPIASVFTTNPDVAATAAEFLRYVAFSFGFIGVLRSFSGSFRGAGKTMVAAAVSIMTLGVIRLPIAYFGAIELGTVGVWIAFFVSNILGAIIAYLWYRRGTWRKDFDPEESKKGEVAEELDDFGQTITDHFKSVLPGKELFSSLSG comes from the coding sequence GTGTTTTCTAAAATTAGACAGAAATTCCAGTCGGTATTCAAGACTAAAGACGAACTCGATCTGACAAACGGACCGGTAGGGAAGAACTTATTTTACCTCTCGCTACCTATAATTGTAATTAACCTTTTACAGACAATGTATAACCTTGCGGATACTTTCTGGCTTGGCCAGCTAAGCGAAGAAGCACTCGCCGCAATCACATTCGCGTTTCCACTTGTCTTTTTCCTGATCTCGCTAGGAATGGGGCTTTCGGTCGCAGGAAGCGTTCTAGTCGCACAGTTCGAAGGGAAAAACAAAAGTGAGAAAGTAGATTTCGCAGCATCCCAGACTATCACCTTCAGTCTCGTAGCGTCCGCCATACTCGGCGTTATAGGCTACTTCTTCATCGGAGATGTCGTATCGCTACTAGGAGCGTCTCCAGAAGTGGTTCCTAAAGCAGCAGGTTACATGCAGATAATCTCGCTCGGACTGTTTTTCATGTTCGGATTCTTCGTATTCATGGCTTTGATGAGAGGCTACGGAGACACAGTAACGCCAATGCTGTTGATGCTAGCTACAGTGATACTAAACATCGTTCTCGATCCATTCCTGATCTTCGGATGGTGGATCTTCCCTTCAATGGGAGTACAAGGAGCAGCCGTAGCCACAGTCGCCTCAAGAGCGCTGGCAATGTTCATAGGACTAGCGATACTGTTCAGCGGGAAAAGAGGGGTCAAGCTATCCCTGTCAAACATGGTGCCGGATCTTGATTTCTTCAGAAAAATGCTGAAGATCGGCTTACCGGCAAGCTTCGAGTCCACAACGCGCTCCATATCGGTGAACTTGTTGGTGGCGGTTGTAGGATACAACTTCCTAGATCCAGTGGTCGCAGGATACGGTATAGGGGTTAGAGTGTTCTCTCTGATCTTTTTGCCTGCTATAGCTATAGGTAAAGGCGTGGAAACAATGACCGGCCAAAATCTTGGAGCCGGAAAACCTGACCGTGCTGAAAAGGCCGCTAAAATCGGAGCCAAATATACATTAGCTATTCTAACAGGTGTCGGCGTGGTTGTTTTCTTCACTGCTCGTCCTATCGCATCAGTCTTTACAACAAACCCTGATGTGGCCGCGACTGCCGCAGAGTTCCTCAGATACGTCGCATTCAGCTTTGGGTTTATAGGTGTTTTAAGATCGTTCTCAGGAAGTTTCCGGGGCGCAGGTAAAACCATGGTGGCTGCCGCTGTCTCAATAATGACTCTGGGAGTAATCCGATTACCTATAGCGTACTTCGGAGCTATAGAACTGGGTACAGTCGGTGTATGGATAGCTTTCTTTGTATCAAACATTTTGGGAGCTATAATCGCATATCTATGGTACAGGCGAGGTACGTGGCGTAAAGACTTTGATCCGGAAGAAAGCAAAAAAGGAGAGGTTGCTGAAGAGCTTGATGACTTCGGGCAGACAATTACAGATCATTTCAAGTCTGTGCTGCCTGGAAAAGAGCTTTTCAGCTCTTTAAGTGGGTAA
- the sufC gene encoding Fe-S cluster assembly ATPase SufC — MSLEVKNLEASVEDEKILRGVSLEVNPGEIHAIMGPNGSGKSTLCKSLMGNPVYTVDDGQILIDGEDVTDEETDERARKGLFLAFQYPSEISGIKVAEFLKEALDARREEKGEEPMPQTEFNELLREKLDLLDMDEEYARRYLNEGFSGGEKKRNEILQMAVLDPKYAVLDEIDSGLDIDALQVVAKGINKLANQDQGVLMITHYQRILDHVKPDHVHVMMDGEIVESGGSELAEKLEDEGYEWLTE, encoded by the coding sequence ATGAGTCTAGAAGTCAAGAATTTGGAAGCATCCGTAGAAGATGAGAAGATACTAAGAGGAGTCTCTCTAGAGGTCAATCCTGGAGAGATCCACGCAATAATGGGGCCGAACGGTTCCGGTAAGTCCACTCTCTGTAAGTCCTTGATGGGCAACCCGGTCTATACGGTCGATGACGGCCAGATCCTTATCGACGGAGAGGACGTAACCGATGAGGAAACAGACGAGCGCGCACGGAAAGGCCTTTTCCTAGCCTTCCAGTATCCAAGTGAGATCTCCGGTATCAAGGTAGCAGAGTTCCTGAAGGAAGCGCTCGATGCCCGCCGTGAGGAAAAAGGCGAGGAGCCGATGCCTCAGACAGAGTTCAACGAACTGCTGAGAGAGAAACTTGACCTGCTGGATATGGATGAAGAGTACGCCCGCAGATACCTGAATGAAGGATTTTCCGGCGGAGAAAAGAAGAGAAACGAGATCCTACAGATGGCGGTACTCGATCCAAAGTATGCGGTGCTGGATGAGATTGATTCCGGGCTAGACATCGATGCGTTACAGGTCGTAGCCAAGGGAATCAACAAACTAGCCAACCAGGATCAAGGCGTTTTGATGATCACACATTACCAGAGAATTCTTGATCACGTCAAGCCAGATCACGTCCACGTCATGATGGACGGAGAGATAGTGGAAAGCGGTGGATCGGAGCTAGCCGAGAAGCTGGAAGATGAAGGGTATGAATGGCTCACGGAATAA
- a CDS encoding helix-turn-helix transcriptional regulator: MSVENKLKVYRAEKDITQKELAVKMDVSRQTINAIETGKYSPSLELALKIAEFFDTDLENIFWYEN, translated from the coding sequence ATGAGTGTAGAAAACAAACTGAAAGTATACCGGGCGGAAAAAGACATCACACAGAAAGAACTGGCGGTCAAGATGGATGTGTCCCGACAGACAATCAACGCAATCGAGACCGGAAAATACAGCCCAAGCCTCGAACTCGCGCTGAAAATAGCAGAGTTCTTCGATACAGACCTAGAGAACATATTCTGGTATGAAAACTGA
- a CDS encoding iron-sulfur cluster assembly scaffold protein, producing the protein MYREEILDLYRKPVNVGVIEDVKPASGENASCGDSTEIYVKTVDGEIKDVKHQSDACAIATASICILSSKIQGMSVEELRDLDKEWMLDQLGVEISPMRLKCALLGLNTVQDAIE; encoded by the coding sequence ATGTATAGAGAAGAGATACTTGATCTCTATAGAAAACCTGTTAATGTCGGGGTTATAGAAGATGTTAAACCGGCGAGTGGAGAAAACGCCAGTTGTGGGGACTCAACGGAGATCTATGTAAAGACGGTCGACGGCGAGATAAAGGATGTAAAACATCAGTCTGATGCCTGTGCTATTGCTACGGCCTCTATCTGTATTTTATCGAGTAAAATTCAGGGGATGAGTGTTGAAGAACTCAGAGATCTTGACAAAGAATGGATGCTTGATCAGTTAGGCGTTGAGATTTCTCCAATGAGATTGAAATGCGCCTTGTTAGGGCTAAATACAGTTCAGGATGCCATAGAGTAA
- a CDS encoding fibrillarin-like rRNA/tRNA 2'-O-methyltransferase — translation MKEIQPGVFRKGSKIFTKNAVEGQKVYGEELLEVDGLEYREWNPHRSKAGGAIAKDIDIELKPDSTVLYLGAASGTTVSHFSDILTGGFLVGIEYSDTVARKLLELAEKRENIAPILGDARKPGEYEQYLDKADIVFQDISQSDQPEIFLKNCRKFLKEDGVGLLAVKAKSISSSREPEEIYEEVIEKLEKEMEIVDRTTLEPYETDHMFLKLAKK, via the coding sequence ATGAAAGAGATTCAACCCGGAGTTTTCAGGAAAGGCTCGAAGATTTTCACGAAAAACGCTGTTGAAGGACAGAAAGTTTATGGAGAGGAGCTGCTGGAAGTAGATGGCCTCGAGTACCGTGAGTGGAATCCGCACCGTTCGAAGGCGGGCGGTGCAATCGCGAAAGACATCGACATCGAGTTAAAACCTGATTCAACTGTTCTTTATCTGGGAGCGGCCTCAGGCACAACGGTATCGCATTTTTCAGACATACTCACCGGAGGCTTTCTGGTAGGCATAGAGTATTCTGATACCGTCGCCCGGAAACTCCTGGAGCTGGCTGAAAAACGTGAGAACATCGCTCCAATCCTCGGAGACGCTAGAAAACCGGGAGAGTACGAACAATACCTCGATAAGGCAGATATTGTCTTCCAGGATATATCCCAAAGCGATCAGCCGGAGATATTTTTGAAAAACTGCCGAAAGTTCCTGAAAGAAGATGGAGTTGGTTTGCTGGCGGTTAAAGCCAAATCAATCTCAAGCTCACGTGAACCCGAGGAAATATACGAGGAGGTAATCGAGAAGCTCGAAAAGGAAATGGAGATAGTCGATAGAACGACTTTAGAGCCTTACGAGACCGATCACATGTTTTTGAAGCTGGCGAAGAAATAG
- a CDS encoding aminotransferase class V-fold PLP-dependent enzyme — translation METGKIRDDFPIFQERTELSYLDNAATTQKPAQVIEAVEKFYSQNNSNVGRGLYDLAADSTKAYSQARKNIAEFIGADADETVFVRGCTEAVNLLASSLDIEGRMALPELAHHSEQLPWRENFEEIDFIPVKDGKIDIDAAEELITQKTAVVSVPHVSNVYGTVQPVEQLVELAHENDALVVLDAAQSVPSMPVDFHELDVDFAMFSGHKMLGPTGIGVLYGKRNLLEEMTPYQVGGGMVDSVTKQEVEYKPAPEKFEAGTPNIAGAVGLSAAVDYLRQFEPEEILEHERELNRHLVKQLRTIEGIKVLSPVEATITSFTAEFAHPHDIAEVLNQNNVAVRAGNHCAQPLMEKHGINGTVRASPYIYNTEKDVRRLVRAVKEAKRVFDV, via the coding sequence ATGGAAACCGGTAAAATCAGAGACGACTTCCCGATATTTCAGGAGCGAACAGAACTCAGCTATCTGGATAATGCGGCAACCACTCAGAAACCAGCGCAGGTAATTGAAGCCGTAGAAAAGTTCTACAGCCAGAATAACTCGAATGTCGGCAGAGGACTCTACGATCTAGCAGCGGACTCGACGAAAGCATACAGCCAGGCCAGAAAAAACATAGCGGAGTTCATAGGAGCAGACGCGGATGAAACAGTGTTTGTCCGCGGATGTACCGAGGCAGTGAACTTGCTGGCTTCCTCGCTTGATATCGAAGGACGTATGGCTCTTCCAGAATTAGCACATCACTCCGAGCAACTGCCTTGGAGGGAAAACTTTGAGGAAATAGATTTCATACCTGTAAAAGACGGTAAAATCGATATAGATGCCGCAGAAGAACTGATAACTCAAAAAACGGCTGTTGTATCTGTTCCGCATGTATCAAATGTATATGGTACGGTTCAGCCGGTCGAGCAGTTAGTCGAACTCGCACACGAAAACGATGCCTTGGTTGTTCTTGATGCCGCTCAGTCCGTCCCGTCCATGCCGGTCGATTTCCACGAGCTGGACGTGGATTTCGCGATGTTTTCCGGCCACAAAATGCTTGGGCCGACAGGAATCGGAGTACTGTACGGTAAAAGGAATTTGCTTGAAGAAATGACGCCTTACCAGGTCGGAGGGGGCATGGTAGACTCTGTGACCAAGCAAGAAGTTGAGTACAAACCTGCTCCTGAAAAATTTGAGGCAGGGACTCCTAACATCGCAGGAGCTGTTGGTTTATCCGCGGCCGTCGATTACTTACGGCAGTTCGAACCCGAAGAAATTCTAGAACACGAACGAGAGCTAAACAGGCATCTAGTCAAGCAGTTGAGAACTATTGAAGGCATAAAAGTTCTTTCACCTGTAGAAGCAACGATCACATCGTTTACAGCGGAGTTCGCACATCCGCATGATATAGCAGAAGTTTTGAACCAGAACAATGTAGCTGTCCGGGCTGGGAATCACTGCGCACAACCTTTAATGGAAAAACATGGTATAAACGGAACGGTCAGAGCATCTCCTTATATTTACAATACTGAAAAAGATGTTCGCAGACTCGTCCGCGCGGTAAAGGAAGCCAAGAGGGTTTTCGATGTATAG
- a CDS encoding DUF2178 domain-containing protein, which yields MSDFPEVMRLATMLFVLPIWLIVTGFFAVEGMYLYALASVLFGLMMAYGAYQNIDSLRREDNLDDERAVEINRKAASSAFWTLFNIGLIWSLATGFYAESISGLGTLQTYDAYVAIPAALITYLCFRVYYRVYGLEADFWKLKL from the coding sequence ATGAGTGATTTCCCTGAAGTGATGCGTCTGGCAACTATGCTTTTCGTACTGCCGATCTGGCTGATAGTAACCGGATTTTTCGCAGTAGAAGGTATGTATCTTTACGCCTTAGCATCCGTTCTTTTCGGACTCATGATGGCTTACGGAGCTTATCAGAACATAGATAGTCTTCGGAGAGAGGATAACCTCGATGATGAACGCGCCGTTGAAATAAATAGGAAGGCTGCTTCCAGCGCGTTCTGGACGCTTTTCAACATCGGTCTGATCTGGAGCCTGGCCACAGGATTTTACGCAGAAAGCATTTCCGGCCTGGGAACTCTCCAGACTTACGATGCCTATGTAGCCATCCCGGCAGCCCTGATAACATACCTGTGTTTTAGAGTTTACTACCGAGTTTATGGACTGGAGGCTGACTTCTGGAAGCTGAAGCTATGA
- a CDS encoding NUDIX hydrolase produces MRVPEEADRDFTASCFIVEDGKVLFLKHSKLGKWLPPGGHIEADETPDEAALRETLEETGWKVRISKDFVPETSYDSVSQDLPRPFNVNIHPISDDHLHCDFQFLGEPIEKQDASHGHEHDGLEWFTIEEIEEIETPENARVAARKALRLARDR; encoded by the coding sequence ATGAGAGTTCCTGAGGAGGCGGACAGGGACTTTACCGCAAGCTGTTTTATAGTAGAGGACGGGAAGGTTCTTTTTCTGAAACACTCGAAGCTTGGAAAATGGCTGCCTCCCGGCGGACATATAGAAGCGGATGAGACCCCTGATGAGGCTGCTTTACGTGAAACATTAGAGGAAACTGGATGGAAAGTAAGAATAAGTAAAGATTTTGTCCCGGAGACCAGCTACGATTCTGTATCCCAAGATCTTCCCAGACCGTTTAACGTAAACATTCATCCTATCTCCGATGATCATCTTCACTGTGATTTCCAGTTTCTCGGAGAGCCTATCGAAAAACAGGATGCGAGCCATGGACACGAACACGATGGCCTCGAATGGTTCACAATCGAGGAGATCGAAGAGATTGAGACTCCGGAAAACGCTAGAGTTGCCGCCCGGAAAGCACTTAGACTAGCAAGAGACCGGTAG